A genomic stretch from Edaphobacter aggregans includes:
- a CDS encoding LysR family transcriptional regulator codes for MHRFFYLTARPTLDFRIRQLKCFLTLSDLLNYGKTARALYMSQPTITFQIKSLEESFGVKLFERDRQQVRLTDAGFAFREYAQSIMDSVDAAQECLSGLHARLRLRVSCGPVGQFVLLPAVIRALAEQYPKFELEVSELTTEQMMSRLPEGKMDALLMVSSLPIKGLRFDPICKETLVAMVSRRSPLAAGRNISVEDLRRTSVIASRTKDCRFHQPWLHSLLAPFGITPRIVESPQSCSVQFAYAAAGEGIAITTASMAICSFPDVVALPFSEPLPALQLGLASMESNESTAMTVFRKIVMQCAEATLERRLPMNSFSSHAHQPVVAFASQREAS; via the coding sequence GTGCACAGGTTTTTTTATTTGACCGCGAGGCCTACTTTGGACTTCAGAATCAGGCAGCTGAAGTGTTTTCTCACACTCTCTGACCTTCTCAACTATGGGAAGACGGCGCGCGCTTTGTATATGAGCCAGCCGACGATCACGTTCCAGATCAAGTCGTTGGAGGAGTCGTTCGGCGTTAAGTTGTTTGAGCGCGATCGGCAACAGGTGCGGTTGACCGATGCCGGATTTGCGTTTCGTGAGTATGCGCAGAGCATCATGGATTCGGTTGACGCTGCTCAGGAGTGCCTGAGCGGACTGCATGCACGACTGCGGCTGCGCGTCAGTTGCGGGCCGGTGGGACAGTTCGTGTTGCTGCCAGCGGTGATTCGAGCATTGGCAGAGCAGTATCCGAAGTTCGAGCTCGAGGTGAGCGAGCTGACGACCGAGCAGATGATGTCGAGGCTGCCCGAAGGCAAGATGGATGCGCTGCTGATGGTCAGCTCGCTGCCGATCAAAGGGCTTCGCTTCGATCCGATCTGCAAGGAGACGCTGGTGGCAATGGTTTCGCGCCGTAGTCCGTTGGCTGCGGGACGGAACATCTCGGTTGAAGATCTGCGCCGCACGAGCGTGATCGCGTCGCGTACGAAGGATTGCCGGTTCCATCAGCCCTGGTTGCATAGTCTGTTGGCTCCGTTCGGGATTACGCCGCGGATTGTTGAGTCGCCGCAGTCGTGCTCGGTGCAGTTTGCTTATGCGGCTGCCGGGGAAGGGATTGCGATTACGACAGCTTCGATGGCAATCTGCTCGTTCCCTGATGTTGTGGCCCTGCCATTCTCTGAGCCACTGCCTGCGCTGCAACTAGGGCTGGCTTCCATGGAGAGCAATGAGTCAACGGCGATGACGGTCTTTCGCAAGATCGTGATGCAGTGCGCTGAGGCGACGCTGGAACGACGCTTGCCGATGAATAGCTTTTCTTCGCACGCGCATCAGCCTGTGGTTGCGTTTGCCAGCCAGCGAGAGGCTAGCTAG
- a CDS encoding VOC family protein — MENLRSGKTTPMIFGAHVIVYSKDAAADRAFLRDVLRFTSVDAGHGWLIFALPPAEVAVHPAEENDRPELYLMCDDLRAAIAVLAEKGVQCTEVQEARWGSIVKVRLPGGGEVGLYQPKHPTALNLAN, encoded by the coding sequence GTGGAAAATCTGAGGAGTGGAAAGACGACGCCGATGATCTTTGGTGCGCACGTAATCGTATACAGCAAGGACGCGGCGGCGGACCGCGCCTTTCTGCGCGACGTTCTGCGATTTACTTCTGTGGACGCTGGCCACGGTTGGCTGATCTTCGCGCTGCCTCCTGCGGAGGTGGCGGTTCATCCTGCAGAAGAGAATGACCGGCCTGAGCTTTATTTGATGTGTGACGATCTTCGGGCGGCGATTGCGGTGCTCGCGGAGAAGGGCGTCCAGTGTACAGAGGTGCAGGAAGCCAGGTGGGGTTCAATCGTCAAGGTTCGGCTTCCGGGCGGAGGCGAAGTCGGCCTTTATCAGCCGAAGCATCCAACGGCTTTGAACCTCGCAAACTGA